The following coding sequences lie in one Cronobacter universalis NCTC 9529 genomic window:
- a CDS encoding DnaA inactivator Hda translates to MNTPAQLSLPLWLPDDETFASFWPGDNPSLLAALQTMLRHDRSGYIYFWSREGGGRSHLLHAACAELSQRGDAVGYVPLDKRTWFVPEVLEGMEQLSLVCIDNIECIAGDELWEMAIFNLYNRILESGNTRLLITGDRPPRQLNLKLPDLASRLDWGQIYRLQPLSDDDKLQALQLRARMRGFELPEDVGRFLLKRLDREMRTLFLTLDQLDRASISAQRKLTIPFVKDTLGL, encoded by the coding sequence CTGAACACACCGGCACAGCTCTCCTTGCCGCTCTGGCTGCCCGATGACGAAACGTTTGCCAGCTTCTGGCCGGGCGACAACCCCTCTTTATTAGCCGCACTCCAGACGATGCTGCGTCACGACCGCAGCGGCTACATCTATTTCTGGTCCCGGGAGGGGGGCGGGCGCAGCCATCTGCTGCATGCCGCCTGCGCCGAGCTTTCGCAACGCGGAGACGCGGTCGGCTATGTGCCGCTGGATAAACGCACCTGGTTTGTCCCTGAAGTGCTGGAAGGCATGGAGCAACTCTCGCTGGTCTGCATCGATAATATCGAGTGCATCGCAGGCGACGAGCTCTGGGAAATGGCTATCTTCAATCTCTACAATCGCATCCTCGAATCGGGCAATACCCGGCTGCTTATCACCGGCGACCGGCCGCCCCGCCAGCTCAACCTGAAGCTGCCCGATCTCGCCTCGCGTCTCGACTGGGGACAAATCTACCGGCTCCAGCCGCTTTCCGATGACGATAAGCTCCAGGCGCTGCAGTTGCGCGCGCGGATGCGCGGGTTCGAGCTGCCGGAGGATGTGGGCCGTTTTCTGTTAAAACGCCTCGATCGCGAAATGCGCACGCTGTTTCTGACGCTCGATCAGCTCGATCGCGCCTCAATCAGCGCGCAGCGTAAGCTGACGATCCCGTTTGTGAAAGACACGCTCGGGCTGTAA
- the uraA gene encoding uracil permease, with the protein MTRRAIGVSERPPLLQTIPLSLQHLFAMFGATVLVPILFHINPATVLLFNGIGTLLYLFICKGKIPAYLGSSFAFISPVLLLLPLGYEMALGGFIVCGALFCIVALIVKKAGTGWLDVMFPPAAMGAIVAVIGLELAGVAANMAGLLPAEGQTADSTTITISLVTLAVTVFGSVLFRGFLAIIPILIGVLAGYALSFAMGVVDTTPIANAHWFALPTFYTPRFEWFAIFTILPAALVVIAEHVGHLVVTANIVKKDLIRDPGLHRSMFANGFSTIISGFFGSTPNTTYGENIGVMAITRVYSTWVIGGAAIIAILLSCVGKLAAAIQIIPVPVMGGVSLLLYGVIGASGIRVLIESKVDYSKAQNLILTSVILIIGVSGAKVHIGAAELKGMALATIVGVALSLIFKIINVLRPEETVLDADEREKSPH; encoded by the coding sequence ATGACGCGCCGTGCTATCGGGGTAAGTGAACGTCCGCCGCTCTTACAGACTATCCCGCTTAGTTTGCAGCACCTGTTCGCCATGTTTGGCGCAACCGTGCTGGTGCCCATCCTGTTTCATATCAACCCGGCTACCGTGCTGCTGTTTAACGGTATCGGAACGCTGCTGTATCTCTTTATCTGTAAAGGCAAAATCCCGGCGTATCTGGGCTCAAGCTTTGCCTTTATCTCCCCGGTGCTGCTGCTGTTGCCGCTCGGCTACGAGATGGCGCTTGGCGGGTTTATCGTCTGCGGCGCGCTGTTCTGCATCGTGGCGCTGATTGTGAAAAAAGCGGGCACCGGCTGGCTCGACGTGATGTTCCCGCCTGCCGCGATGGGCGCGATTGTCGCCGTTATCGGCCTTGAGCTTGCGGGCGTCGCCGCCAATATGGCGGGCCTGCTGCCTGCGGAAGGCCAGACGGCGGATTCGACCACCATTACTATTTCGCTGGTGACGCTGGCGGTCACGGTATTTGGCTCGGTGCTGTTCCGCGGCTTCCTTGCCATCATCCCGATTCTCATCGGCGTGCTGGCGGGCTATGCGCTCTCTTTCGCGATGGGCGTTGTGGATACCACGCCGATTGCCAATGCCCACTGGTTCGCGCTGCCGACGTTCTACACGCCGCGCTTTGAGTGGTTTGCCATCTTCACCATTCTGCCTGCGGCGCTGGTGGTCATAGCCGAGCATGTCGGGCACCTGGTGGTGACGGCGAATATCGTCAAAAAAGATCTGATCCGCGATCCGGGTCTGCATCGCTCAATGTTCGCTAACGGCTTCTCGACGATCATCTCGGGCTTCTTCGGCTCCACGCCGAACACGACGTATGGCGAGAATATCGGCGTCATGGCGATCACCCGCGTCTACAGCACCTGGGTTATCGGCGGCGCTGCGATCATCGCGATTTTGCTCTCCTGCGTCGGCAAACTGGCGGCGGCGATCCAGATAATCCCGGTGCCGGTGATGGGCGGCGTTTCGCTGCTGCTCTACGGCGTGATCGGCGCTTCCGGTATTCGCGTGCTGATTGAATCCAAAGTGGACTACAGCAAGGCGCAGAACTTGATCCTGACGTCAGTCATCCTGATCATCGGTGTCAGCGGCGCGAAAGTGCATATTGGCGCGGCCGAGCTCAAAGGCATGGCGCTGGCGACGATCGTCGGCGTGGCGCTGAGCCTGATTTTCAAAATTATCAACGTATTGCGCCCTGAAGAGACGGTGCTTGACGCTGACGAGCGCGAAAAATCGCCGCACTGA
- the arsC gene encoding arsenate reductase (glutaredoxin) (This arsenate reductase requires both glutathione and glutaredoxin to convert arsenate to arsenite, after which the efflux transporter formed by ArsA and ArsB can extrude the arsenite from the cell, providing resistance.), producing the protein MSRDVTIYHNPRCSKSRETLSLLTERGIEPDVVLYLETPPDAATIKTLLKQLGFSQARELMRTKEDLYKTLNLADPSLSEEALIQAMVDNPKLIERPIVVSHGKARLGRPPEQVLDIL; encoded by the coding sequence ATGTCCCGGGACGTGACGATTTACCATAACCCGCGCTGCTCGAAGAGCCGCGAAACCCTGAGCCTGCTGACAGAACGCGGCATTGAACCCGATGTCGTACTGTATCTGGAGACGCCGCCGGATGCGGCGACAATAAAAACGCTGCTGAAGCAGCTCGGGTTCAGCCAGGCGCGCGAGCTGATGCGCACCAAAGAAGATCTCTATAAAACGCTGAATCTGGCTGACCCGTCGCTCAGTGAAGAGGCATTGATTCAGGCGATGGTGGATAACCCGAAACTGATCGAGCGTCCGATTGTGGTGAGCCACGGCAAAGCCCGGCTGGGGCGCCCGCCGGAACAGGTGCTGGATATCCTCTAA
- the upp gene encoding uracil phosphoribosyltransferase: protein MKIVEVKHPLVKHKLGLMREHDISTKRFRELASEVGSLLTYEATADLLTEKVTIEGWNGPVEIEQIKGKKITVVPILRAGLGMMEGVLENVPSARISVVGVYRDEETLEPVPYFQKLVSNIDERMALVVDPMLATGGSMIATIDLLKKAGCTSIKVLVLVAAPEGIKALEKAHPDIELYTASIDKGLNEHGYIIPGLGDAGDKIFGTK from the coding sequence ATGAAGATCGTTGAAGTGAAGCACCCGCTGGTTAAACACAAGCTGGGCCTGATGCGCGAGCATGACATCAGCACCAAGCGTTTTCGTGAACTCGCCTCTGAAGTGGGCAGCCTGCTGACCTATGAAGCCACGGCGGATCTGCTGACCGAAAAAGTGACCATCGAAGGCTGGAACGGCCCGGTGGAAATCGAGCAGATCAAAGGCAAGAAAATTACCGTTGTGCCTATTCTGCGCGCCGGTCTCGGCATGATGGAAGGGGTGCTGGAGAACGTCCCGAGCGCGCGCATCAGCGTGGTCGGCGTTTATCGCGATGAAGAAACCCTGGAGCCGGTGCCGTATTTCCAGAAGCTGGTTTCTAATATCGACGAGCGCATGGCGCTGGTTGTCGACCCGATGCTGGCGACAGGCGGCTCCATGATCGCCACCATCGACCTGCTGAAAAAAGCGGGCTGCACCAGCATCAAAGTGCTGGTTCTGGTCGCCGCGCCGGAAGGCATCAAGGCGCTGGAGAAAGCGCACCCGGATATCGAACTCTACACCGCGTCTATCGATAAGGGGCTTAACGAGCACGGGTACATCATCCCGGGCCTCGGCGATGCGGGCGATAAAATATTTGGTACGAAATAA